From Streptomyces durmitorensis, a single genomic window includes:
- a CDS encoding ATP-binding protein, translated as MLGNVPEETDRFVGRTVEGQTLASTLVTHRLTTLTGTGGVGKTRLAVHTLRSLAAEDTALLGDVCWADLGALPDERLLIPAVADAVGLADHTPGMPLDALCAWLSDRPRLLVLDSCEHLVGPCRNLVTDLLTACPRLTVLITSRQPLDVRGETLLGLQPLPCHSDALTLLLDRAAAITPGARADRPEQREHATEICKLLDGLPLALELASAQLAHHSARELASRLRSHQGELQAAAPIWPRRHRTLRTAIGWSHELCEPLERLLWARLSVFRGSFDDDAVRGVCSGGPLTADTLPDALAGLIAKSVVGHDTSGRYRLLDTVREYGAMWLAELQEESAAAARHADHFLRLARLADEGWMGTEQVTWYGRVAAAHTDLCAALDHLSGSEPERALELVGLVAFFWSCCGHLREARSYLGQALLLCDTDSPARARARWALGVVVLLQGRHDQAAELSRECARTAAREADVEGGLAAAYLLGITHLLSGEPRTALDVADRALGRTSGPPFTSPSVLRCHLVRVFALTGLGRLDEAAARATSLREDCAARDECWTRAYTDYQLALIALAQDAPARAAEHARAMLDGKRRLGDSFGIALGMDVLAAAAAALGQGETSALLSGTGQTYWRSVGHGQRGTPELRDVREASWGRARAAVGDQTFEHAFRRGAEADPRAVLALAVEGRLFSEA; from the coding sequence ATGTTGGGCAACGTTCCAGAGGAGACGGACCGCTTCGTGGGGCGGACGGTCGAAGGACAGACTCTGGCCTCGACTCTCGTGACGCATCGGCTGACCACGCTCACCGGCACCGGCGGCGTGGGCAAGACGCGCCTGGCCGTGCACACCCTGCGCTCCCTTGCCGCCGAGGACACCGCGCTGCTCGGCGACGTGTGCTGGGCCGACCTCGGCGCGCTGCCGGACGAACGCCTGCTGATCCCGGCCGTGGCCGACGCCGTGGGCCTGGCCGACCACACACCCGGCATGCCGCTCGACGCCCTCTGCGCATGGCTGTCCGACAGGCCGCGGCTGCTCGTCCTCGACTCCTGCGAACATCTCGTCGGCCCCTGCCGGAATCTGGTCACCGATCTGCTGACCGCCTGTCCACGGCTCACCGTCCTGATCACCAGCAGGCAGCCGCTCGACGTGCGCGGCGAGACACTCCTCGGTCTCCAGCCACTGCCGTGCCACAGCGACGCGCTCACCCTCCTCCTCGATCGCGCCGCGGCGATCACGCCCGGGGCACGCGCGGACCGACCGGAGCAGCGGGAGCACGCAACGGAGATCTGCAAGCTCCTCGACGGGCTCCCGCTCGCGCTCGAACTGGCATCGGCCCAGCTCGCGCACCACTCTGCGCGTGAACTCGCGTCCCGGCTGCGCTCGCACCAGGGCGAGTTGCAGGCGGCTGCCCCCATCTGGCCGCGGCGCCACCGGACCCTCCGTACGGCGATCGGCTGGAGTCACGAGCTGTGCGAGCCGCTGGAACGGCTGCTGTGGGCGAGGCTCTCGGTCTTCCGCGGTTCCTTCGACGACGACGCGGTGCGCGGCGTCTGCTCGGGAGGCCCGCTCACCGCCGACACCCTGCCTGACGCGCTCGCGGGCCTGATCGCCAAATCCGTGGTCGGCCACGACACGAGCGGCCGCTACCGCCTGCTCGACACCGTCCGCGAGTACGGGGCGATGTGGCTGGCCGAGCTCCAGGAGGAGAGCGCGGCGGCCGCCCGGCACGCCGATCACTTCCTCCGCCTTGCCCGCCTGGCCGACGAGGGCTGGATGGGCACGGAACAGGTCACGTGGTACGGGCGCGTCGCCGCGGCGCACACCGACCTGTGCGCCGCCCTGGACCATCTCAGCGGATCCGAACCCGAGCGCGCCCTCGAACTCGTCGGTCTGGTCGCGTTCTTCTGGAGCTGCTGCGGTCATCTGCGCGAGGCCCGCAGCTACTTGGGCCAGGCGCTCCTGCTGTGCGACACGGACAGCCCCGCGCGGGCCAGGGCCCGCTGGGCGCTCGGCGTCGTCGTCCTGCTGCAGGGCCGGCACGACCAGGCGGCCGAGCTGAGCCGGGAGTGCGCGCGGACCGCGGCGCGTGAGGCGGACGTGGAGGGCGGGCTCGCCGCGGCCTACCTCCTCGGCATCACCCATCTCCTGTCCGGCGAACCCCGCACCGCCCTCGACGTGGCCGACCGGGCACTCGGCCGGACCTCGGGGCCGCCCTTCACGTCGCCTTCGGTGCTCCGCTGCCACCTCGTACGGGTCTTCGCCCTCACCGGGCTCGGCCGCCTCGACGAAGCCGCGGCGCGAGCCACCTCGCTCCGGGAGGACTGCGCCGCGCGGGACGAATGCTGGACCCGCGCCTACACCGACTACCAGCTCGCACTGATCGCGCTGGCCCAGGACGCTCCCGCCCGGGCCGCCGAGCACGCCCGCGCGATGCTGGACGGCAAGCGCCGCCTGGGCGACAGCTTCGGCATCGCGCTTGGCATGGACGTACTGGCCGCAGCCGCGGCCGCCCTCGGTCAGGGGGAGACCTCGGCCCTGCTGTCGGGAACGGGCCAGACCTACTGGCGTTCGGTGGGGCACGGCCAGCGCGGTACGCCCGAGCTGCGCGACGTCCGCGAGGCGTCCTGGGGCCGGGCCCGCGCGGCCGTCGGCGACCAGACCTTCGAGCACGCGTTCCGCCGCGGCGCGGAGGCCGACCCGCGCGCCGTGCTGGCGCTGGCTGTGGAGGGGCGCTTGTTCAGCGAGGCGTAG
- a CDS encoding SRPBCC family protein yields the protein MTRTFTVSRSILVKASPQSVYEQVSRPDLMGRWSPENLGATVPGGGDPTGVGLVFDGHNKRGPFRWTTRCTVTEADPGRRFAFRVHAIGLKRPRLRAPIATWEYRFEDKDGATKVTETWTDDRRSWPAFVANAFDRLATGGKTFAAFQVGNIDRTLRNLKRELETAR from the coding sequence ATGACCCGCACGTTCACAGTGTCCCGAAGCATCCTGGTCAAGGCGTCACCGCAGTCGGTGTACGAGCAGGTCAGCAGGCCCGATCTGATGGGGCGGTGGAGCCCGGAGAACCTCGGGGCGACCGTGCCCGGAGGCGGAGATCCCACCGGTGTCGGCCTGGTATTCGACGGGCACAACAAGCGCGGCCCGTTCCGGTGGACCACGCGCTGCACGGTGACCGAGGCCGATCCGGGCCGGCGTTTCGCCTTCCGCGTGCACGCGATCGGGCTCAAGCGCCCCCGGCTGCGGGCCCCGATCGCCACCTGGGAGTACCGGTTCGAGGACAAGGACGGTGCCACCAAGGTGACCGAGACCTGGACGGACGACAGGCGCTCCTGGCCGGCCTTCGTGGCCAACGCCTTCGACCGGCTCGCCACGGGCGGAAAGACCTTCGCCGCCTTCCAGGTCGGCAACATCGACAGGACGCTGAGGAACCTCAAGCGGGAGCTCGAGACGGCACGCTGA